GACCTCGCTGGACGCGCTGGCCGGGGCGGACCTGGTCATCGAGGCGGTGCCGGAGCGGATCGAGCTGAAGGCGGCCGTGTTCGCCGAGCTGGACCGGATCTGCGGGCCGGAGGTCGTCTTCGCGTCCAACACGTCGTCGCTGTCGATCACCGAGATCGGTGTCCACACGGGACGGCCGGGGAAGGTCGTCGGCCTGCACTTCTTCAACCCCGCGCCGGTGCTGAAGCTGGTCGAGGTGATCCGCACGGTCGTCACCGAGCCGGACGTGGTGACCGACGTGGTCGCGTTCGCCGAAGGGCTGGGCAAGTCGCCGGTCGTCATCGGCGACCGGGCCGGGTTCATCGCGAACGCGCTGCTGTTCGGCTACCTCAACCACGCCGTGCGGATGTACGAGACCCGTTACGCGACAAGGGAAGACCTCGACGCGGCCATGCGCCACGGCTGCGGCTACCCCATGGGTCCGCTGGCGCTGCTCGACCTGATCGGGCTGGACACCGCCTACGAGATCCTGGACACGATGTACCACCAGTCGCGCAACCGCCTGCACGCCCCGGCGCCGCTGCTCAAGCAGATGATCACGGCCGGGCTGCTGGGCCGCAAGAGCGGGCGCGGCTTCTACACCTACGACGGCCCGGACTCGCCGGTCGTGGTGCCGGACGTGCACACGCCGGTCACGTCGTCCGACGACGCGCCCGCGCGGGAGGTCCAGCGGGTCGGCGTGATCGGCACCGGGACCATGGCCACCGGCATCGTGGAGGTGTTCGCCAAGCGCGGGTACGACGTGGTGCTGCGGGCGCGGTCGGCGGAGAAGGCCGACGGCGCGGTGGGCAGGGTGCGCAAGTCGCTGGACAAGGCCGTGTCGCGGGGCAGGCTGTCGGCGGAGGACCGGGACGCGGCGCTCGGTCGCGTCACGCCCGCCGTGGACTTCTCGGACCTGGCCGACTGCGACCTCGTGGTCGAGGCGGTCGCCGAGGAGCTGTCGATCAAGAAGGCCGTGTTCGAGGCGTTGGACGGGGTGTGCAAGCCCGGCGCGGTGCTGGCCACGACGACGTCGTCGCTGCCGGTGATCGAGTGCGCGGCGGCGACGTCCCGGCCCGGTGACGTCGTGGGCCTGCACTTCTTCAACCCGGCCCAGGTGATGAAGCTGGTCGAGGTGGTGGAGACCATCTCGACGTCGGCGGACGTCGTGGCCACCGCCCGGCAGGTGTGCCTGGACCTCGGCAAGGCGCCGGTGCACTGCGGCGACCGGGCGGGGTTCATCGTCAACGCGCTGCTGTTCCCGTACCTGAACGACGCGGTGAAGATGTTGGAGGCGCACTACGCGTCGTCCGAGGACATCGACAACGCGATGAAGGTCGGCTGCTCGTTGCCGATGGGGCCGTTCGAGCTGCTGGACGTGGTGGGGCTGGACGTGTCGCTGGCCATCGAGCGGACGCTGTACCTGGAGTTCCGCGAGGCCGGCTTCGCCCCCGCGCCGCTGCTGGAGCACCTGGTGACGGCTGGTCGCTTGGGGCGGAAGACCGGCAAGGGCTTTCGCGACTACGCCGCCTGAGGGGTTCGGTGCGAGGTCGACCGGGGTCGGTTGCGCGGGCTGATGCACCGGCGGGATTCGGCGTTTGGCATCGTGGTGGCATGCGGCGTGTGGTGATCTCGCTCCTGGTGGCGGCGTTCGGTCTGACGAGCGCTTGCGCGTACACGGTCAACGGCACCCCGGTCGCCGAGCAGCTGCTCGACGTCGACCCGCCGTTCACCTCGTCCAGGCCGACGCCGACGGGGTCGGCCGACCCGTCCGCCGACCCCACCGACGAGCCGACCGACGAGCCGACCGGGAACGTCGGGGACATCTGCTCGCTGATCGGGTGGAAGGACCTGCCGTACGACGTGCCGGACAAGGGCGCGAAGCCGACCGACACCGGGTACGACGAGACGTTCGACCAGTCGTGCAAGTGGCAGACGTCGGTCGGGTCGCTGGACGTCGGCGTCACCCTGCGGTTCCGGGAGGGGCGGGCGATCACGTTGGAGCAGAGCAACGGCCAGTTCGACCTCGGTGACCGGAAGGTGACGTACTTCGACCGGACCACGGACACGTCGGTGCAGCCGTCGTGCGTGCTGGTGATGGACTACGCCGGTGGTGGGATCGGGATCATCGTGATCGACGGCTCGGCTCGGTACGGCGCGATCTGCGACCAGGGCAAGAAGGTGGCCGAGGTGCTGCTGGAGAAGGAGCCCGCCGGCTGATCGGCCGGGGAGGCGGAGCCGAGGTCGGTGGTTGGCGGTCGTTTGGTCGGCGGTCGGCCGCGTTCAGCTGACCGCGTTGGCCGTCCGCGTTCGGTCGGCGGCGCGTTGGCCAGCCGCGTTCGGCCGGTGGCGCGTTTGGCCGGCCGCGCCGCGTTGGCGGCTCGGCGGCCGGCTCCGTCGCGTTGGTGACTCGGTCGGGTCAGCCGCAGCACCCGCCGCCGCAGCAGCCACCGCCACCGCCGCCACCGGCGGGCGCGTTGGCCTTGCCGCTGAGGCCGGCCATGGAAAGCAGCTTCACGGTGTCGTCGTGGCCGTTCGGGCACGGCGCGGGGGCGGAGGCGTCGTTCATCGACCGCTTCACGTCGAAGGTCGACCCGCACGCCTTGCAACGGAACTCGTAGGTGGGCACGTCGCTCATTGTTCCCGGCGAGGTGGGGCGAGCACCAGCAAGGGCACCCCAGCGGCTGACACGACGGCCAGCAGCGTCATCAGCGGCAGGTTGTGGACCCAGCCCAGGCCCGCGGCGGCCAGGTGGGTGCCGGTGAACGTCACCACCCAGGTCCGCGACCTCGGTCGCAGCCACACCGGGGCCAACGCCGAGAGCGCTGTGACCAGCATCAACACCGTCGTACCGAGCAGCACGCCCTGGCGCAGCCCGCGCGGCTGACCGACCGGCACGTCGGTCTGCGCGTACACCGGTCGTGCCGCGTCATCACGCAGGACGTTTGTCGGTGACGCCTCGAACAGCAGCCCCCGCACGGCCGGGAGCAGCGTCACAGCCACCTCGGCCACCAGGAGCACGGTTAATATGACCCGTTGCCATTTGCTCACCCAGTGGACCGTAGGCGATCACGGACGGCAAGCCCGGATACCCTCGTTTCTCATGCCCCGCCGTAACCGCCCGCAACACCCGCCCGAGCCGTCACCCGTCGGTGGGCACGGCTGGGCGCGGGCCGAGAGCGGCCCGGACGGCGAGTGGCTGGTGCGCAGCGTGTCCGGCACGGCGACCACCAAGACCTACCGCTGCCCTGGTTGCGACCACGAGATCCGCCCCGGCACCCCGCACGTCGTGGCGTGGCCCGCCGCCGACTACGGCTCGGTCGAAGACCGCCGCCACTGGCACCAGGGCTGCTGGAACTCCCGCGGCCGCCGAGGCCCCACCGCCCGCCGTTGGTGACGCTCTGTGCTGGCTGAGCCCGCCCGCGCTGGGTGGCCGAGGCCGCCGAGCGCCGTCAACTGGCCGCCGAGCGCGGCCGGCCGACGAGCGCGGCGGCGGCGTTGTCGGCGGGTGGCACGATGAGGTCGTGACGCTCGTGCGTGGCGAAGTCCCGATCAAGGCCAACACCGTGCTCCCGGCACGCCGGGAAGCGGTGACGTTGCGGACCGAGGACGGGTTGGCGCTGGTCGGCGAGCTGGCCCTCCCCGCCGACCGGCAACCGCGGGCCACGGTGGTCCTGCTGCACCCGTTGCCCACGCACGGCGGGATGATGGACTCCCACCTCTACCGCAAGGCGGCGTGGCGGCTGCCCGCGTTGGCGGACCTCGCGGTGTTGCGGTTCAACACGCGGGGCACCGCCAGCGAGGCCGGGTGCAGTGAGGGCGCGTTCGACCACGCCGTGGGCGAGCGGCTGGACGTGGCCGCCGCCCTGGCGTTCGTCGCCGAGCGCGGGTTGCCCTCGGTGTGGCTCGTCGGCTGGTCGTTCGGCACGGACCTCGCGCTGATGCACGGGTGCGACCCGGTGGTCGAGGGCGCCGTGTTGATCTCACCTCCCCTTCGGTGGAGCAAGGCCGAGCACCTGCGGACGTGGGCGACCGCGGGCAAGCCGGTGGTGTGCCTCGTGCCCGAGTTCGACACGTACCTGCCACCGGCCGAAGCCAGACGGCGGTTCGGCGCGGGCATCCCGACCGCGGACGTCATCGACTTCCCCGGCGCCAAGCACCTCATGGTCGGGCACGCCGAAGAGGTGCTGGACGCGATCGTGTCCGCGGCCGTGCCCGAGGTGCCCACGCCGTTGCCGCGCACCTGGTCCGGCCCCCACGAGCAGCGTCAGGTGACCATCGTGGCCTCCTGACGCCGCCAGACCAGCACCGGACCCTCGGCGGTGGTGCTGTCGCCCACGTGCGCGAAGCCCAGCTTCTCCGCGACGCGCTGGGAGGGCGTGTTGCCGGGGTCGGCGATGATCGCCACCGGCCGGACCCGACCCGCCCAGTCGACGGCCGCGCGCGCCATCTCCCCGGCGTAGCCGCGGCCCCAGTGCCGGGTGCGGAACCGGTAGAACAGGTTGAGCGTCCGCTCACCGTCCAGCTCGTGGTGGCGCAGATCCCCGAAGCCGACGACCTCCCCGGTCCCCGGCAGCTCCACCGCCCAGTAGCCGATGCCGTCGTGCGCCCAGTGGGCCTGCCACTCGGCCGGCATCTTCACCGCCTGCTCCGCGGACGGTGGCCCGGCCGGGTTGAAGCGGTTGGTCTCCGGATCGGACAGCACGGCGATCGCCGCCCGCACATCACCAGGGCCGACGCGCCTGAGCAGCAGGCGATCGGTCCGCGGTTCGTCCGGTCCCGGGGTGGGGGTCATGGGGGCGAAGGTAGTCAGGGGGTCCGACAATTTCGGGCATGAAACCTGTGCCTCTCGTCCTGCTGCACGCCTTCCCGCTCGACTCGCGGATGTGGGACGGGGTCCGTGACCTGCTGAAACCGATCACGCCGGACCAGCGGGGCGGCGGACGTTCACCCGATCTGGTGGCTGTTGCGGATGACGTGCTGCGGTTGCTCGACCAGCGCGGGATCGAGCGGGCGGTGGTCGGCGGGTGCTCCATGGGCGGGTACGTGGCGATGGCGCTGCTGCGGCGCGACCCGTCGCGGGTGGCAGGGCTGGTGCTGGCGGACACCCGGGCCGGGGCGGACGCCGAGGAGGCGCGGGCGAACCGGTTCACGATGGCGGCCCGGGTCGAGGCGGAGGGCGTCGGCTGGGTGCCGGAGACGGTCGTGAGCGGGCTGCTCGGTCCGGCGCCGGACGCGGCGGTGGTCGAGCGGGTGCGCGAGCTGGTCCTCGCCCAGGACCCGGCGGAGGTGGCGTGGGCGCAGCGGGCGATGGCCGCTCGACCGGACTCGACGCGGGTGCTGGCGGAGGCGGACGTGCCGGCGTTGGTGCTGGTGGGGGAGCACGATGTCCTCACGCCGCCCGCGTTGGCCAGGGAGCTGGCGGGGGTGCTGCGGCGGGGCGAGTGCGTCGAGCTGCCGGGCGTCGGGCACCTGACGCCGTTGGAGGCGCCGGGCGCGTTCGCCTCGGCGGTCTTGGACTGGCGGCGGCGTGCCGGTGTTTGAGCAGGCCGGGCCGGGTCAGCGGGTCCTGAGCGTTGAACTCGGGGGTCCTGAACGTAGGACACGCGTGACGGGAACGTAGGACACGCGGGTCGGGAGCGTTCGACTCGCGGGACGTGGGTGTTCGACTCGCGCGGGGGTCAGCGCTTGGTCGGTTGGGGTTTCGGGCGCGTGATCTTTTGGGTTGGGCCGTCGGGGGCCGGTTTGGTCGAGGTGGGAGCGGGGGTGGGAGCGGCAGTGGGGGTGGTGGGAGCGGCAGTGGCGGGGGTGGGAGTGGCGGAGGGTGCGGGAGGAGTGGTGGGGGTGGGGGGTTGGGGGTGTTCCTCGTCCAGGGGGTCCAGCAGGGGGGTGACGTCGTGCAGGGCGGAGCTGACGGCGTGCAGTTGCTGGGAGAGGCGGTTGCGGAGTTGGCGGAGGGCGTCGACCTTCTGGGTGGCCTGGGCGACGCGGCGGTTGGCTTCCTCGGTGGCCTCGCGCACGCGGCGGTTCGCCTCGTCGGTCGCTTCCTGGACGCGGGCCGTCGCCTCGCTGACCGAGTCGTGCCGGCGGCGGTTGGCCTCCTCGGTCGCCTCGCGCACCAACCGCTGCGCCTCGGCGTTCGACGCGGCCTGCTCCTGGGCCAGCTGGGCGCGCACCCGGGCTGCCTCCTCGGCCGCCTCGCGCACCCGGCGCTCGGCCTCGCCCTTGGACGACGCCTCCTGCTCGGCCAGCGTCTTCATCGACTCGACCCGCCGGGCCGCCATCGCGATCTCGAAGTCCTCCTCGACCGTGGTCCGGCGCTGGAGGGATTCCTCGTCCAACCTGGCCGCCTCGGCCCGCGCCTCGCCGACCACCCGGTCGGCCTCGGCGCGCGCCTGCTCCAGCACACCCCGGTGCTCGGCCTCCATGTCGGCGCGCCGCTGGTCCAGCTCGGCGATCAACTTCTCGTACCGGGTGCGCAGCACCCCCGCGTCGGCCTCGGCCTTGGCGCGGATGTGCCCGCCCTCGGCCTCGGCCCGCGCCTTGATCTCGTTCGCCTCGTCCTGCGCGAGCCGCAGCATCCGCTGCAACCGCTCGCTCAGGCCCTCCAACGTCGTCGGCGGCAGGGACAGCCGCTCCACCTGGCCGCGCAGCTCGGCGATCTCCGACCGGGCCGCCTCCAGCTGCCGGGCCAGGTCGTTGGTCTGCGACACCGCCGCGTCGCGGTCGGCGGCGAGCAGGCGCAGGTCCGAGTCGAGGCGTTCCAGGTGGTCCTCGACCTGGGCGCGGTCGTACCCGCGCTTGACGATGTCGAAGCCGGATCCCAGGGGGACGAGGTCACGGTCGTCGGCGAGGCCCATGCCGTGCACGCTACCCGCTCCCGATGTGCGGCGGTCACCCGAGAGGCCGCACATCGGGAGTGATTTCGCTTTACACGCCCCGGAAACGGTTGATACCGGTCAGGTGCGCGGCGCGCAGCTCGTGGTCGCGCACGCCGAGCCCTTCCGACGGCGCCAGCGCGAGCACGCCGACCTTGCCCTGGTGAGCGTTGCGGTGGACGTCGTGCGCGGCCTGCCCGGTGTCCTCCAAGGAGTACACCTTGGACAGTGTCGGGTGGATCTTTCCCTTCGCGACCAACCGGTTGGCCTCCCACGCCTCGCGGTAGTTCGCGAAGTGCGAGCCGATGATCCGCTTGAGGTGCATCCACAGGTACCGGTTGTCGTACTGGTGCAGGAAACCGCTGGTGGACGCGCAGGTCACGACGGTGCCGCCGCGCTTGGCGACGTAGACCGACGCGCCGAACGTCTCCCGGCCGGGGTGCTCGAAGACGATGTCGGGGTCGTCGCCGCCGGTCAGCTCGCGGATCCTCGCGCCGAGCCGCTTCCACTCGCGCGGGTCCTGCTCGTGCTCGTCCTTCCAGAACCGGTAGCCCTCGGCGCTGCGGTCGATGATCAGCTCCGCGCCCATCCGGCGGCAGATCTCGGCCTTCTCCGGCGACGACACCACGCACACCGGGGTCGCGCCGCCGTTGAGCGCGAACTGGGTGGCGTAGGAGCCGAGGCCGCCGGACGCGCCCCAGATGAGCACGGTGTCGCCTTGCTTCATGTTCGCGCCGTTGGTCGACACGAGCTGCCGGTAGGCGGTGGAGTTCACCAGACCGGGTGACGCCGCCTCCTCCCACGTGAGGTGCGCGGGCATCGGCATCAGCTGGTTGGCCTTGACCAGCGCGATCTCGGCCAGGCCGCCGTAGTTGGTCTCGAAGCCCCAGATCCGCTGCTCGGGGTCGAGCATGGTGTCGCCGTGCCCTTCCGGGTGCTCCAGCTGCACGTCCAGGCAGTGGGCGACGACGCGGTCGCCGGGCTTCCACGCGTTCACGCCGGGACCGGTGCGCAGCACCACGCCCGCCAGGTCGGAGCCGACCACGTGGAACGGCTGGTCGTGCCGGCCGCCGTACTTCTTCAGGAACCCGAACGTCGACAGCGGCTCGAAGATCGAGGTCCACACGGTGTTGTAGTTGATGGCGCTCGCCATCACGGCCACCAGCGCCTCGCCGGGGCCGAGCTCCGGGGTGGCGACCTCGTCGACGTGCAGCGACTTGCGCGGGTCCTTGTCCTTGGTCTCCAGGCCCTCGAACATCCGGACCTCGTCGGCGTGCACCGTCACGCCCCGGTAGCTCTCCGGTACGTCCAGCGATCCGATCGCGTCCAGTTCGTCCGCGAGGATCGCGTCGAGGATCTTCTGCACGGCGTTCCCTCCCAAGGGGGCTTCGGGATGGTGGGTGTGGCGGGCTCTAGAGGTCCACGCGAGTGGCCGGAGGTTACCCATCGGTAACCGATTCAGAACGCGGGCTGTGAGCCACTGCACTGGCATTTCCCCCGATCGGTCCCCCTCGACCGAATGCGCCACTAGAGGTGCGCCGGGTGAAGCGAGTCCTTGGGCGGTGCGTGGTGGGGTGTGTCGGAACGCCCTCAGCGGGCCGCGGGCTCGACCAGCTCGACCAGCACGCCGCCCGCGTCTTTCGGGTGCACGAAGTTGACCCGGCTGTCCGACGTGCCGCGGCGCGCCTCCTCGTACAGCAG
This genomic window from Saccharothrix sp. HUAS TT1 contains:
- the ccrA gene encoding crotonyl-CoA carboxylase/reductase — protein: MQKILDAILADELDAIGSLDVPESYRGVTVHADEVRMFEGLETKDKDPRKSLHVDEVATPELGPGEALVAVMASAINYNTVWTSIFEPLSTFGFLKKYGGRHDQPFHVVGSDLAGVVLRTGPGVNAWKPGDRVVAHCLDVQLEHPEGHGDTMLDPEQRIWGFETNYGGLAEIALVKANQLMPMPAHLTWEEAASPGLVNSTAYRQLVSTNGANMKQGDTVLIWGASGGLGSYATQFALNGGATPVCVVSSPEKAEICRRMGAELIIDRSAEGYRFWKDEHEQDPREWKRLGARIRELTGGDDPDIVFEHPGRETFGASVYVAKRGGTVVTCASTSGFLHQYDNRYLWMHLKRIIGSHFANYREAWEANRLVAKGKIHPTLSKVYSLEDTGQAAHDVHRNAHQGKVGVLALAPSEGLGVRDHELRAAHLTGINRFRGV
- a CDS encoding zinc ribbon domain-containing protein; its protein translation is MPTYEFRCKACGSTFDVKRSMNDASAPAPCPNGHDDTVKLLSMAGLSGKANAPAGGGGGGGCCGGGCCG
- a CDS encoding alpha/beta hydrolase, with amino-acid sequence MTLVRGEVPIKANTVLPARREAVTLRTEDGLALVGELALPADRQPRATVVLLHPLPTHGGMMDSHLYRKAAWRLPALADLAVLRFNTRGTASEAGCSEGAFDHAVGERLDVAAALAFVAERGLPSVWLVGWSFGTDLALMHGCDPVVEGAVLISPPLRWSKAEHLRTWATAGKPVVCLVPEFDTYLPPAEARRRFGAGIPTADVIDFPGAKHLMVGHAEEVLDAIVSAAVPEVPTPLPRTWSGPHEQRQVTIVAS
- a CDS encoding GNAT family N-acetyltransferase, whose product is MTPTPGPDEPRTDRLLLRRVGPGDVRAAIAVLSDPETNRFNPAGPPSAEQAVKMPAEWQAHWAHDGIGYWAVELPGTGEVVGFGDLRHHELDGERTLNLFYRFRTRHWGRGYAGEMARAAVDWAGRVRPVAIIADPGNTPSQRVAEKLGFAHVGDSTTAEGPVLVWRRQEATMVT
- a CDS encoding alpha/beta fold hydrolase, whose translation is MKPVPLVLLHAFPLDSRMWDGVRDLLKPITPDQRGGGRSPDLVAVADDVLRLLDQRGIERAVVGGCSMGGYVAMALLRRDPSRVAGLVLADTRAGADAEEARANRFTMAARVEAEGVGWVPETVVSGLLGPAPDAAVVERVRELVLAQDPAEVAWAQRAMAARPDSTRVLAEADVPALVLVGEHDVLTPPALARELAGVLRRGECVELPGVGHLTPLEAPGAFASAVLDWRRRAGV
- a CDS encoding DUF3558 family protein codes for the protein MRRVVISLLVAAFGLTSACAYTVNGTPVAEQLLDVDPPFTSSRPTPTGSADPSADPTDEPTDEPTGNVGDICSLIGWKDLPYDVPDKGAKPTDTGYDETFDQSCKWQTSVGSLDVGVTLRFREGRAITLEQSNGQFDLGDRKVTYFDRTTDTSVQPSCVLVMDYAGGGIGIIVIDGSARYGAICDQGKKVAEVLLEKEPAG
- a CDS encoding chromosome segregation protein, producing MGLADDRDLVPLGSGFDIVKRGYDRAQVEDHLERLDSDLRLLAADRDAAVSQTNDLARQLEAARSEIAELRGQVERLSLPPTTLEGLSERLQRMLRLAQDEANEIKARAEAEGGHIRAKAEADAGVLRTRYEKLIAELDQRRADMEAEHRGVLEQARAEADRVVGEARAEAARLDEESLQRRTTVEEDFEIAMAARRVESMKTLAEQEASSKGEAERRVREAAEEAARVRAQLAQEQAASNAEAQRLVREATEEANRRRHDSVSEATARVQEATDEANRRVREATEEANRRVAQATQKVDALRQLRNRLSQQLHAVSSALHDVTPLLDPLDEEHPQPPTPTTPPAPSATPTPATAAPTTPTAAPTPAPTSTKPAPDGPTQKITRPKPQPTKR
- a CDS encoding 3-hydroxyacyl-CoA dehydrogenase family protein; translated protein: MMRQFNTVGVVGLGTMGAGIAEVLARSGITVVAVDVDEAGLARGRGHLDHSTDRAVAGGKLSARERDETLGRISYATSLDALAGADLVIEAVPERIELKAAVFAELDRICGPEVVFASNTSSLSITEIGVHTGRPGKVVGLHFFNPAPVLKLVEVIRTVVTEPDVVTDVVAFAEGLGKSPVVIGDRAGFIANALLFGYLNHAVRMYETRYATREDLDAAMRHGCGYPMGPLALLDLIGLDTAYEILDTMYHQSRNRLHAPAPLLKQMITAGLLGRKSGRGFYTYDGPDSPVVVPDVHTPVTSSDDAPAREVQRVGVIGTGTMATGIVEVFAKRGYDVVLRARSAEKADGAVGRVRKSLDKAVSRGRLSAEDRDAALGRVTPAVDFSDLADCDLVVEAVAEELSIKKAVFEALDGVCKPGAVLATTTSSLPVIECAAATSRPGDVVGLHFFNPAQVMKLVEVVETISTSADVVATARQVCLDLGKAPVHCGDRAGFIVNALLFPYLNDAVKMLEAHYASSEDIDNAMKVGCSLPMGPFELLDVVGLDVSLAIERTLYLEFREAGFAPAPLLEHLVTAGRLGRKTGKGFRDYAA